The sequence AGAAATTGGGGACTAAGATAGTTGATGAACTGTTGTACTACAACATTGAAAGATGGAATAAGGTGTATTTCAACACATTCTGCAAGTCTGATAGTGTTGACAATAATATGCCAGAATGTTTCAATGCTTGGATTTTGGCAGCAAGGCAGAAGACTATAGTGACAATGCTTGAAGAAATAAGGGTGAAGATGATGAACAGAATAGGTCAGCTCAGACAGTTTGGAAACACTTGGATTACTGATTTTTCACCAATGGCCATGAAAGTCTTGGAAGAGAACACAGAAAGGTCAATGAAATGTATCATTTTCTGGAATGGTGAGTATGGATTTGAAGTGAAGCAAGGATCAGGTACAAGTTAAGTGAAGCATTTGGTGGACATCAACAGGCAAACATGCACCTGCAGAGCTTGGATGTTAAAAGGCATACCATGTGCTCATGCAGTTGCTGCCCTGCATTATAAATATCTAGAGCCTATGAACTATATTTCTCACTGGTATAGTAATGCAACTTACATGAAAACATACAGTTACTTTCTTCAGCCTGTCTTGGGTATGAATTGTGACCAGAGTCACAAAACCCAACTGTTATACCACCTCATGTCAAGAAGATGCCTGGAAGGCCAAAGAAGGTTAGAAGAAAAGATCCTGGTGAAAATAAGACAGGAAAAAGTAGAGTGGAAATGACATATAGCAATTGACATAACAAGAGTCATAACAAGAGGGGCTGTGCAAAGGCTACTGGAAGTAATACTGCTGCAACTTCAGCAAGTTCTGTGCCTACAAGTGTTGGTAGTTCAAAGCCACCAAAGCAAAGTATATGAAGAGGAAGGGGTAGGCCAAAAGGTTCTAAAGAAAAGGTGAAGTTCTTCCCTTTAAtgtcttctttctcttttttaaataattaccaaatttttaattttgattgttTGATGTAGGATGTTGGTAGTAGCACTGATGTAAGAACACAATATAAGAAACCAATGATGGTTGGGATGGGAGTTTTACACACTCAAAGTggcttcaaaattcaaaatgtaAGTCTAACACAAACTCTCATATTTAGGTGATTTCATTTGTCTGATTTTCTGTTGGGTTTTGGCAGCCTTGAATGTCATCTACAAACTTTAAGGATGTGAGGTCCTCAGTAGAAGTAACTGAAGATCTAGGCCATCAACCAACACGAGGTGTTAAATGGAAAGGTAAAGAAGCTATGACATCAAGGCAGCTTCAACAATTGAGAGGCAAGAAGCTCATTCAAACAAGGTCTAGGGCTGCTAAGTTAAGCCAGGAAAGCACCACTGCAAATCAACCCAGATGATGAAGCTATGATTTTGTTTGATGACTGTATTGCAATAGACTGCATTATGCAAAAAATGTTAAGCAGCTATAGACTGCAATTCTGTATTTTGATAAGGATTTGTAGGTAGCTATAGACTGTAATTTTGTTACATTTGGTGTCTGATTTGTTGCTGctacaatgacaacaaatagcTATTTTGTTAActcattttgtgatttttatgcAACAAATGCATATATGATGTTTTAGTGATCTATGAGTTGTACAAGTTGATAGTATGTGTGTTTGCCATGAAATCAAATACTTCAGTATGCAGTTTACTTTCTTCAGTATGCAGTATGCAGTTTACTTCCCAATGTAAAAACAACGCTTCTTTAGAAACAACAATTTATAAGCAAGAAGTACAAATACATATTGAGATGAGAATACTACAAAATATTGAGATGACAAAACTACAAAAGGCTTACATTCAAATGAAAGTTCCATTGTAAACATACAAAATAAATCCTACAAGAAATACCTACATTCATATTGAGATGACAAAACTAGATTCACAATGGCAACCTCATTGCATCTTCTTTCAATGAGATTCCTAGATACCCACAACCAACAAGAATAATACACATCCCCAATATAATGAACCAAAGTACATTTTTCCTAGCCTTTGACTTAGCTAATTTACTCTTCcacttcttttccttctctttcatCTTCTCCATATCATCTTGCAATTTCACTAATTgagcctcaatcttctttatcTTGTCCTCTTCTATGTTGTTTTCAACCTTTAAAGTTGTCCTCGGCTTGGCAAGATTTTCAAAGCTTTCTAATGCAATCTCAAGTTCACCCATTTTGTCAAGCAATTTTGGAATAATAAATTTGGACCTAGGATCAATTTCGGAATCCTTCCAAACCCAAAAATCATAAGATCGTGGACCCTAAGatgaataacaaaagaaaattaatGAATGATAATTTTCACAACTAAATTAGTGAAAGAATTTTTACTATCATTTACCCCATAGTATGGATAAAACCCAATATCTTCTTCCTGGGTTCCGAGGGGTCCAAGCTGTTAACAAAGGCAGCACATAGCCATGGTTGCATCGAATTTCTCCACTTGACTCATTTTCTTCCTCTTCCGTGCAAAGCCTTGTCAAATTCAAGCCTTTTGAAGGCATTGCAACAACTACAACACaacaagataatatcaaagtcagaTAATTTGCATTTGCTTTCAAATATCGGATAATTGAATTTTAGGAAAAAGGCATAACAAtactaaaagaaagaaaatagtgttcTTAAGAAGGAGAAAGGTTAACCTTTGCCTTCAAAGATTAAAACTTCAAAAGGGCAATTTGAGGGATTTTCGGCAGaaattagaagaagaagaaattagggTTCTTCAACTGGGTTTGGTAAAATATTGGGGAAGAGGGGATTTTACCGTTGGTTGGGGTTATATTAACGttaaacatttatttatttctattttttttttgggtgttttCAACGATTAAAAAAGTAAGGACGCGCTCAATCCAATTACGCGCGGCTGCCCAGGCCTTAGGAGGGAGTAAATAAATACAGTTCTTTAAACAATAGTGGAATGTTAGGACACCCGTAAAATTTAAATGTGTAAATGACTTTCCAGTATAAGTAGAATGAAGTCTTTATGTATTTTCTCTAataataaaggaaaaatgcaaagtAAAAATAGGTATGTAATTCCTTCCACAAAGATATCAAAGAGGAGTCATTACATTGCGAATCTCAAGCTTGTCTCGAGATTGATTCCTCATCTCCTTTTCCTTTTCATGATTATACATGTAAAAGGTTATATTTGAATTTTGAACAATACAGTTTTCtccatcttttctttgttttttatatttccttttttcttttcttgtcccCTAATGTCTTTGAGTCTTTCCAGCTTTTACACGCACATTATGCTTGCAGAGAAAATGTCATTTTGATTCTTTGGACTAAAGGGCATATGTTGTCCATTTCTTTtcaagattttattttttttctttttcctttatcaGTAGTGACATTTTTCTGAAATAATATATTGCATTGTTTAAGTTAGTGGCAATATTGTTACTCCTATTTATATATTCTCTTGTTTCTTTAGTCACGGTTAAGTTACCAAGTGGATTCGAGTATAGAACTATGTTTATTTTAAGGTTTTACTTTTTATATTAACTTAATGTTTAATGGGTTTTTAATACTTTGTCACACCCTAGACTAGGGGAAGAAGGAATCCGAACCCCTCTTTAGAAAAATTACATTATCTAAATTTAAAtactttttaatataatatatcaGATATTAAATTTTCTTAGCTTATTCACGGGTCTACTTTTCTTGAATCTCCTTCCCTCGCTGCCTACAACTCTGTAAGTACATTTCTTACAAAAGATTCGACATTTTTTATTAAATGAAAGATCTCTACCTAAAGAGggaaaaaatacataaaataatgtCCACCTCACCCCCAAAGTCAACCCTCTCTCCGATGGTCCTTCCCTGCCCACATTTCCTTTAACACAACCCCCTCTTTGTCATACAGTAGTATTTTCTTTTTGGCAAGTGAATAAGGATAAAATTATCCAACTTAATTGATTCTACAATATAGCTTTTTCAAAGAATTCCAATAAAATATTTAAGTGGAAGGAGGATCTTCATTCTTTTCCTGAATAAAAATGCATAAGCATACTCTCCATCAATACTGAGACATCAGATGCTGGAcataaattttaacttttaattaaTTGGTTTACAAATGCAAACGTTATTAAACTAACACTGAGTTCAATACATTTACCTTGAAAataaccttttttttcttttacatatATGATTACTTAAAAACCAGATCATTGTTTGTATTTTGGCCACATAGAAAAAAGGTCGCCAGATTACACTGATAACATAAAATTTCGTTTATTCTAACATACCTTTTCCAAATTCAAATGCTTATGGTAATAAGAGAACAttttaccaaaaatatgagtagCTCCTTTCTTTTCTCCAAAAGATTTTGATTTtagaataagggaaaaaaaaatgaaaagtccCTAGCTAGCGTTCAAAAAAGAAAGTCCAAAGTTAGCCTTGAGCACGAGGAATCCTAGTAACGCAATTATTGATCACCTAAACTTTTACAAGGTTCGATTACCTGCCACGTGGCATACACCTTATTAAATATTAGTGCTACGTAGGGTTGGATGTCCACTTTGGACAAACTTAATAAAAGAAGggtatatttgaacaaataatatTACGATAGAATATATTTGGACCCAAAATATAACGAATAATATATTTAAGCCTTTTCTCATAATACAGGAgtatatttggccattttccattttccattttccttttccttcccactaaaataaaaaaaaatgaaaaaaaaaggctTGGGCACTAGTGGGGTTGGGTGGGGCTGTACATATGACTTCACCCTCCACAATTTGATTGCCTGATGCCAGGGAAGATACTGTCTTCTGGATTTATGCAAAAACATAGCTTAGTATGTCTGCACATATATCCATGATCTTTTTTTCCTTAAACAAATCAATTTTGCAGATTACCAAACTCACAAGAAAACTCAGCAAATTGAAGCAAATCCCAATAAGCATGTTCTTATACTTCTACTATTTCAGTCTTCCTTTATCCAAAGcctacaccccccccccccctacaACAACTCCACATGTCCCACAAAGTGTTATCTGATTAAGTACATTTATATTAATCATTATAGTGCTTAACAGTCAACATTTGGAATACCTTTTCattttaaattcttgaaaaaaaAGTGAAACTTAAAAGTTCTGCATAGTGTATAGTCACCTTCCCTCTTAGACAATGCATGATTGAAGGAATTTTCTTTTCCACCATCTTTTGAATTTCTCTAGACTAGGACAATTCAAAATTTCCATGCTCTtttacttttcttcttttatatatattcttTGCTTTACTTTGCTGAACAAAAGTGGCATGCATGTTATTTGGCTCTCACTTTTAACCACTACCAACCTCTAGTTTTGTTATTTGAGGGCTCTTACACAAAGCTGTAAGTGAATGAGTGAGTGCAACTAGTATGTTAATGTGCAGTTGTAGAGGAGGAGACTTGGTTGAAAGTGTTTGTTTAAGGGGTTgaaattcataccaaaacaaagtCTACTTTCAATCTTCTTTTCTAAATAGCTTATTTCTTCATCAAAAATCTCATTTTGGCTTCCGGGAAGTTGTTTTCTTGGACTTCTAAAACCAGTAAAGCAAGAAAAATGATTGCTATTTTGGGATATTTGACCTTATTCAGCTTCTTGGCTTATGCTAATGCTATGCTTACCCCAGCTGGTGTCAATTATGAAGGTTAGTTCTTATGAAATATTGTAggattttggtttggtttgttttatttctttttgcaaattcttttccttttgtgGGGCTTCAGAAAAAAAGTCTCAAGAATTTTTTTACCACTGATTTTGGCAGTGCAAGCTCTAATGGAAATAAAGAAGGCTTTAACTGATCCTCATAATGTTTTGAACTGGGATGAAAATGCTGTTGATCCCTGTAGCTGGAATATGGTGACTTGTTCAACTGATAAATTTGTCATTAGCCTGTAAGTAAATAACTTTCTGAGCCTTTGTTTACACTTCTACAatttttagtctattttctaATAATGGTTGAATTGATGATTGTGCAGGGCAAGTCCTAGCCAAAGTTTGTCTGGCAAAATATCACCATATATTCACAATTTGACTCACCTTGAGCTTGTGTGAGTACTTATTACATaacaacaaaaaggaaataaaatatcaaaTGATTGATTCTTAAATGTTACTAATATGAGTGTTTTGTTTACAGACTTCTGCAGAGCAATAATATTTCAGGACCAATTCCTTTGGAGCTTGGAATGCTTCCAAAACTTAAGACAATTGATCTTTCTGATAACAAGTTAACCGGCAAAATCCCTTCCTCTTTAGCTCAACTGAAAAACCTCCAATACTTGTAAGCAAAGTGGACTTTAAGATCTGATAAAAACAAGTTTTAAGTTAAGAAGACTAATGATTGTGTTTTTAAATGTTAATTATAGGAGATTAAACAACAACAGTCTAACTGGAGCAGTTCCTGTGGACTTGGCCAATATGACTCAGCTGTCACTTATGTGTTTCTCTAAAACCTTTTTCTGTGAGTAATTCATATTATCTATAATACTTCACTTGGGAAAGTCAATATGGGGTTCTGTTTTTCATGTTCAGGGACTTGTCTTTCAACAATCTCAGTGGTCCTGTACCAAGGCTTCTTGCTAAAACATTCAAGTAAGGCTCTCAAAGAAGTCTCTGTATTCCACTTTCTCCCCATACCAGTAGTATTAGTAGGTAGCCTTGTATTCTATTAGTGTTAGATCTCCATTACTACATGTCGATCATTCCGCTTATTTccttattatcttgttgttgttactgcttgttgctactgctttctgttcatctttcctttagccggggtctatcggaaacagcctctctaccctcaaGGTAggtgtaaggtctgcgtacacactaccctaccTAGACCCCACTTGCGGGATTTactggttttgttgttgttgaaaccaGATATTTGTATTTATATGTCTTTTTGCTCTTATTGATTCAGCATTTTAGGGAATCCTATGATATGTGCAACTGGTAAAGAGGCAGAATGCAATGGAACAGCACCCATACCCCTCTCCTTTTTATACAATCCACAAGGTAAGAACTAGCCATAGAGATTTATGATGTAAATTGGCTTCACTAGTTTTCTCTGCTGATAAAAACATGTAAATTTGCATAGTTCATTCCCAGCTGAAAGTCTTGTGTGCGATCTCAGATAATCAGCCTTCTGGAAAACCAAAGACTCACAAGTTCGCCTTCGCCTTTGGGACAAGTTTAGGGTGCATCTGCCTACTAATAATCGGCTTTGGCTTCTTTCTGTGGTGGAGACAAAAACACAATAAGCAGATTTTCTTTGACAGTAATGGTGAGTATTGTTTAACATGAGCAATTTGAAGGTACTAAGCAATAAGCATGCAGTTTTAGCTCCGCGATCCTCTTACTTGTTCATAATTGCAGAGCTacatcatgaagaagtgtgcttAGGCAACTTAAGGAGATTCCAATTTAAGGAACTTCAGGCTGCTACAAACAACTTCAGCAGCAAGAACATACTAGGGAAAGGTGGTTTTGGACATGTTTATAAAGGCCGTCTTCAAGATGGGAATATTGTAGCTGTAAAAAGGCTCAAAGATGGAAATGCAGCTGGAGGCGATCAGCAATTTCAGACTGAAGTCGCGTTGATCAGCCTAGCAGTGCATCGCAATCTTCTCCGGTTGTATGGATTTTGCATGACACCAACTGAAAGGCTGCTGGTCTATCCTTACATGTCTAATGGAAGTGTAGCTTCACGGCTCAAAGGTAAACATATCCAAAAACTGATATATATAAATAGTCTTTTCATCCTGTTAAAGATTGTGCATTCAATAGATTTCTGTTTTTGAGCAAGTCTTTTCCCAAAAGCTTCCAAGTAATAAATTTGTGAAAAAGTATAAGAACaccaacaaaaaaaaatgcaACCCGGTGCACAAAACATCCCACATTTACGTAGGCTCCGGGGAAGGGACGCACCCTTAGGGAGTGTGATGTAGATAggctaccctaatgcaagcattattggctgcttccacggctcgaacctgtgacctataggtcacacgaagAGAGGCAGAGCGTTTTTCCTTGGAGATGGAAATTATTCGCCCACCAGGTTTTATCAATTTTCAAATTCTTCCTCAGTTAGTTAAAAGAATAAAATTAGCTTATATTATGACAATACTAGGTAGCATAGATATCATTGTAGAAAAAATTGATCGATGATGATTATTAATACAACAAAAATAGAGACTATCAATTCTTTTTCCAAATTGGAATCCTTAAAAGAAGTCTAGGCGATCATATGGATGCTTGTCCCTATTTTGACTCTTGTATTAGAAATCATAAGGTGTACTAGTAATTGTTTGGTTAGAAAGAGAAATATCCCTCCCGGACCAGAACTTCTTGTTTTCGAGAGCGAAGGATTTGGATTTGAAGTTTATCGGGTTCTAAAATTGCCACTGAACTTGCCACTGAACCAATAGCTCGTTTTAGTTACTGGGTTCACAACTAGATATTCATACATATTTAATGGATTTCCTATACTAATATAGGTTCTAAGCAAAAGCTTCCAAGTTCGTGAGAACCGTAACTAATATTCTAGTTTTGCCCCTGGTAATGAACCTTCAAAATCTACTAGTCTCTCTGACCCTACATTACTCTCTGACCCTacattactttttttttcttcttatatgCTTTGCTGATAGCTGTCATATGTTGCAGCCAAACCAACCTTGGATTGGAGTACAAGAAAAAGCATAGCTTTGGGAGCTGCAAGGGGTTTATTATATCTGCATGAGCAGTGTGATCCTAAGATCATTCACAGGGATGTGAAAGCTGCAAACATATTACTTGATGACTACTGTGAGGCTGTTGTGGGAGATTTCAGATTGGCAAAGCTTCTGGATCATCATGATTCACACGTCACAACCGCGGTTAGGGGAACTGTTGGGCATATAGCTCCCGAGTACCTTTCTACCGGACAGTCCTCTGATAAAACGGACGTTTTTGGTTTTGGTATTCTCTTGCTAGAATTGATCACTGGCCAAAGAGCTTTGGAATTTGGTAAAGCAGCAAACCAGAAAGGCGCCATGCTTGATTGGGTAAGTATGACAAATTCCCCATACATGATTCCACAATAGAAAAACTTATAGGCAGTTCGTCTAAGTATAGGTGCACGTGCATTCACTGTCTGAAACATGGACTCGTATAAGTAGTAGGTGCACGTGCATTCACTGTATGAAAACTCGTATAAGTAGTAGGTGCACGTGCATTCACTGTCTGAAATATGGACGTATCCTATGGACTTGTCTCTTCTTGCAGGTAAAAAAGATACACCAGGAGAAAAAGCTAGACATGTTAGTGGACAAGGACATGAAAAACAACTATGATAGGATAGAGCTAGAGGAAATGGTACAAGTAGCATTATTGTGCACTCAATATCACCCAAGTCAGAGACCAAAAATGTCAGAAGTTGTAAGAATGCTAGAAGGGGATGGGCTAGCAGAGAAATGGGAAGCTTCTCAAAGAGCAGAACCTAACACAAGATGCAGTAGAGCCAATGAATTTTCCTCTTCAGAAAGATACTCTGATCTCACTGATAATGATTCTTCATTGCTTGTACAAGCAATGGAACTATCTGGTCCAAGATGATAAATAAAGAGCATCTGAGACAGAATGCCAGAACAAGAATCCTGTGTGATATTTGAGATTGTTTATAGGATCATACAGAAGCTGCAAATAGAATATGAATACATTCCGACTGTAAAGGATAATTTGTGAACAACTGATTAGGCTGagaattaatttttcttttttgtttcctgGTTGAGTGAAAATGTTTATGGGATGttctttttcatatatatatatagagagagaaataGAATATATTTTACTTGCTAATTGATCAGTTTAGATACAAAAATCATAGACCTTTGGTACTATGGCACAATCTAATTGAAAACTCTTCATTTGATGCAACCAATGGACTATTGACTTCATCTAACAACCAATGTGATTAGGGGTGGCAATTTGAGCCCACCCCATTTGACCCACCCAACCCATCCAAGGTTGGGCTAGTCATTGACCTGCCCATTTGTTGAACTTAGCCTATTTTGACCTAATTCATTTCAGCCCACCCAAAGTTGAgctgatttttagcccaaaacaaTCCACGAGAAAAATTCATTTactaaaatatatttaaaataacttttttttgtctgatatgttatatatgatttgataattaaacaattCATAAGAAAACAATACACATCAATTAAAGCTTTGGTAAGAGTTGAACGGATTGGACTATGACCCAAATTGTAGCCCAACTTGATCCAACCAATTTCAGCCCAAGTTACTTGTGAACCTGTCATTGACCTGCCTATTTATTGATTGAGCCCATTTTGACCCGCCCAAATTCAGCCCAACCCGTGATGGTAATTTTACGAGAAGAACGAATAGTATAATCGCAGTTTGCTCCAACTCTAGTATCCTCACTCTGCTCACAGGCAATAGAGAGTGAAATAATTGCAAGATCGCATTTCAGGTTTCTGTGGAACTCTCAGAGCATCTTGTATCCCCTAGTTTCACTTCAACCTCGGCTCTACATAATGCTCATCTGAGTTGTAGGGATGCTCTGTTTCTAAATC is a genomic window of Nicotiana tabacum cultivar K326 chromosome 16, ASM71507v2, whole genome shotgun sequence containing:
- the LOC107809596 gene encoding protein NSP-INTERACTING KINASE 2-like isoform X1, producing the protein MIAILGYLTLFSFLAYANAMLTPAGVNYEVQALMEIKKALTDPHNVLNWDENAVDPCSWNMVTCSTDKFVISLASPSQSLSGKISPYIHNLTHLELVLLQSNNISGPIPLELGMLPKLKTIDLSDNKLTGKIPSSLAQLKNLQYLRLNNNSLTGAVPVDLANMTQLSLMDLSFNNLSGPVPRLLAKTFNILGNPMICATGKEAECNGTAPIPLSFLYNPQVHSQLKVLCAISDNQPSGKPKTHKFAFAFGTSLGCICLLIIGFGFFLWWRQKHNKQIFFDSNELHHEEVCLGNLRRFQFKELQAATNNFSSKNILGKGGFGHVYKGRLQDGNIVAVKRLKDGNAAGGDQQFQTEVALISLAVHRNLLRLYGFCMTPTERLLVYPYMSNGSVASRLKAKPTLDWSTRKSIALGAARGLLYLHEQCDPKIIHRDVKAANILLDDYCEAVVGDFRLAKLLDHHDSHVTTAVRGTVGHIAPEYLSTGQSSDKTDVFGFGILLLELITGQRALEFGKAANQKGAMLDWVKKIHQEKKLDMLVDKDMKNNYDRIELEEMVQVALLCTQYHPSQRPKMSEVVRMLEGDGLAEKWEASQRAEPNTRCSRANEFSSSERYSDLTDNDSSLLVQAMELSGPR
- the LOC107809596 gene encoding protein NSP-INTERACTING KINASE 2-like isoform X2, coding for MIAILGYLTLFSFLAYANAMLTPAGVNYEVQALMEIKKALTDPHNVLNWDENAVDPCSWNMVTCSTDKFVISLASPSQSLSGKISPYIHNLTHLELVLLQSNNISGPIPLELGMLPKLKTIDLSDNKLTGKIPSSLAQLKNLQYLRLNNNSLTGAVPVDLANMTQLSLMDLSFNNLSGPVPRLLAKTFNILGNPMICATGKEAECNGTAPIPLSFLYNPQDNQPSGKPKTHKFAFAFGTSLGCICLLIIGFGFFLWWRQKHNKQIFFDSNELHHEEVCLGNLRRFQFKELQAATNNFSSKNILGKGGFGHVYKGRLQDGNIVAVKRLKDGNAAGGDQQFQTEVALISLAVHRNLLRLYGFCMTPTERLLVYPYMSNGSVASRLKAKPTLDWSTRKSIALGAARGLLYLHEQCDPKIIHRDVKAANILLDDYCEAVVGDFRLAKLLDHHDSHVTTAVRGTVGHIAPEYLSTGQSSDKTDVFGFGILLLELITGQRALEFGKAANQKGAMLDWVKKIHQEKKLDMLVDKDMKNNYDRIELEEMVQVALLCTQYHPSQRPKMSEVVRMLEGDGLAEKWEASQRAEPNTRCSRANEFSSSERYSDLTDNDSSLLVQAMELSGPR